Genomic segment of Terriglobales bacterium:
CGTTGACTTCGACGGGAGTCTTTTCGAGCTTAACGGAGAGGTCGCGGACGGCGTTGTAGGTGTCCTGCGAGGTGGCGAGTCCGCGGATGACTTCCACGAGTTTCATCACCGGAACCGGGTTGAAGAAGTGCATGCCGATGACTTTGTCGGGGCGCTTGGTTTGTGCGGCGAGTTTGGTGATGGAGATCGAGGAGGTGTTGGAGGCGAGGATGACTTCGGGCCGGGTGATGGCGTCGAGGTCGCGGAAGATCTCGGTCTTGATGTCGAACTTTTCGGTAGCGGCTTCGACGATGAAGTCGGCGGAGGCGAGTTGATCGCGACGGGTGGTGGTGCGGATGTGGCGAAGGGCGGCTTCGCGGTCGGCCACGCTGATCTTGCCCTTGGCGGCTTCGCGCTCAAGATTCTTGCCGATGGTGTCGAGTCCGCGCTGGAGGAAGCGATCTTCGATGTCGCAGAGGATGACGTCGAATCCGGACTTGGCGAAAACGTGAGCGATGCCGTTGCCCATGGTGCCAGCGCCGATGACGCCGATGGTTTTGAAATCCATGATGACTGTCTCCTAAAAGGAACGGGACAGTATACGGGAATGGGAGCGGGTGGTTCATGGGCTTGTTGGCGGAATTCTGATAGGGTTCATCGGATGAAATCTGAACGACAAAGATGCAGCTGGCCGTCGAACGAGTTAGCGATCCGTTATCACGACGAAGAGTGGGGTGTGCCGGTACACGATGACCGGCG
This window contains:
- a CDS encoding 3-hydroxybutyryl-CoA dehydrogenase, with the protein product MDFKTIGVIGAGTMGNGIAHVFAKSGFDVILCDIEDRFLQRGLDTIGKNLEREAAKGKISVADREAALRHIRTTTRRDQLASADFIVEAATEKFDIKTEIFRDLDAITRPEVILASNTSSISITKLAAQTKRPDKVIGMHFFNPVPVMKLVEVIRGLATSQDTYNAVRDLSVKLEKTPVEVNDYPGFVSNRVLMPLINEAIFTVMEGVATPEAVDEVFKLGMAHPMGPLTLADFIGLDVCLDIMRVMESGLGDPKYRPCPLLIKMVDAGWLGRKSGRGFYKY